One Microbacterium sp. zg-B96 genomic region harbors:
- a CDS encoding CGNR zinc finger domain-containing protein, which yields MDAASVRVEPREVFSRIGGDVCLDLVNTVDWRLSATRRIEHLAEFADLVRWAVQTGLIDAAEAAALTASAEVDPQAAVAELDRVVALREAFYAAAFEAGPADPVTAEHAAAVAAGGLQQHDDEWRWRHPVDLALPRRRIAIAMLDLLRHGRTDRLRQCGDAECGWVFLDTSPRHNRRWCVSEDCGNRNRVRGYYARTRAAAG from the coding sequence ATGGATGCCGCATCTGTCCGCGTCGAGCCGCGAGAGGTCTTCTCTCGCATCGGGGGAGATGTCTGCCTCGATCTGGTCAACACCGTCGACTGGAGGCTCAGCGCGACCCGGCGCATCGAGCACCTGGCCGAGTTCGCCGACCTGGTGCGATGGGCGGTGCAGACCGGGCTGATCGATGCGGCGGAGGCTGCCGCGCTCACCGCGTCGGCCGAGGTCGATCCGCAGGCCGCCGTCGCCGAACTCGACCGCGTCGTCGCGCTGCGCGAGGCGTTCTACGCCGCCGCGTTCGAGGCCGGGCCCGCCGATCCGGTGACCGCCGAGCACGCGGCAGCGGTGGCGGCGGGCGGGCTGCAGCAGCACGACGACGAGTGGCGGTGGCGGCATCCGGTGGACCTCGCCCTGCCCCGGCGGCGGATTGCGATCGCCATGCTCGACCTGCTTCGCCATGGTCGCACCGACCGCCTGCGCCAGTGCGGCGACGCCGAGTGCGGCTGGGTGTTCCTCGACACCTCGCCCCGGCACAACCGCCGCTGGTGCGTCAGCGAGGACTGCGGCAACCGCAACCGGGTGCGCGGCTACTACGCCCGCACTCGCGCCGCCGCGGGCTGA
- a CDS encoding MFS transporter, which produces MKPQTPMWMPDFRRVWTAQGAAVLADEIGELAIPLLAVLMLHASAADLGLLGVARWAPFLILALPLGVLVDRLRRRPLLVTANVVRAVVITATAIIAASGGLSMPLLIALVGIVGCGLVLFEVATPSFLPAVVPVAFLPQANARLQATTATMQVGGPGIGGALVQLLTAPAALCATAVGYAASAIALARVRVPETRGQSTPFLRALRDGLAFVRADRYLVANLGFSAIYNPFSQWVMVLLPLHAVATLGLDAAAIGLVFAVGAAGAVLGAMCSAAVVRRWGAGRPLMWCAAVECVVLLGLPVVERSWGTVAVIAALGGILAVNGACTALSSVILVTIRQYRSPDRILGRVNASMRWLTYGTVALGSAAGGFVGEAIGTRGAMTIGAILCLGTIVWVALSPLPRIGDPAELAVVSRR; this is translated from the coding sequence ATGAAACCCCAAACGCCCATGTGGATGCCGGACTTCCGTCGCGTCTGGACGGCTCAGGGTGCGGCCGTGCTCGCCGATGAGATCGGCGAGCTGGCCATCCCGCTGCTGGCGGTGCTGATGCTGCACGCGTCGGCGGCCGATCTCGGCCTGCTCGGGGTGGCACGGTGGGCGCCGTTCCTGATCCTCGCGCTGCCGCTGGGGGTGCTCGTGGATCGGCTGCGCCGCCGCCCCCTGCTCGTGACCGCGAACGTCGTGCGGGCGGTGGTGATCACCGCGACCGCGATCATCGCGGCATCCGGCGGGTTGTCCATGCCGCTGCTGATCGCGCTGGTGGGCATCGTCGGGTGCGGCCTCGTACTGTTCGAGGTCGCGACACCGTCCTTCCTCCCGGCGGTCGTGCCCGTGGCCTTCCTGCCGCAGGCGAACGCGCGCCTGCAGGCGACGACGGCCACGATGCAGGTCGGCGGGCCCGGCATCGGCGGGGCGCTCGTGCAGCTGCTGACCGCACCGGCGGCGCTGTGCGCGACGGCGGTGGGGTACGCGGCATCCGCCATTGCGCTGGCCCGAGTGCGCGTGCCGGAGACGCGGGGGCAGTCCACGCCGTTCCTCCGGGCGCTGCGCGACGGGCTCGCGTTCGTGCGGGCCGACCGGTACCTCGTGGCCAACCTCGGGTTCTCCGCGATCTACAACCCGTTCTCCCAATGGGTGATGGTGCTGCTGCCGCTGCACGCGGTGGCGACGTTGGGGTTGGATGCCGCGGCGATCGGCCTGGTCTTCGCGGTGGGGGCGGCCGGTGCCGTGCTGGGCGCGATGTGCTCCGCGGCGGTCGTGCGGCGATGGGGCGCGGGTCGTCCGCTGATGTGGTGCGCCGCAGTCGAGTGCGTCGTGCTGCTCGGGCTGCCCGTCGTGGAGCGTTCGTGGGGCACCGTGGCGGTCATCGCCGCGCTCGGTGGCATCCTGGCCGTCAACGGCGCCTGCACCGCACTGTCGAGCGTCATCCTCGTGACGATCCGGCAGTACCGCTCGCCGGATCGGATCCTCGGACGCGTCAATGCCAGCATGCGGTGGCTGACCTACGGCACCGTCGCGCTGGGATCGGCCGCCGGCGGGTTCGTCGGCGAAGCGATCGGCACGCGCGGGGCGATGACGATCGGGGCGATCCTGTGCCTGGGCACGATCGTGTGGGTCGCGCTGTCGCCGCTGCCGCGAATCGGCGATCCTGCTGAGCTGGCGGTGGTCAGCCGCCGCTGA
- the ccsB gene encoding c-type cytochrome biogenesis protein CcsB, with amino-acid sequence MPATEALSLDDVSLLLVWTAIVIYALAFVAYAVDLARRSDQAVKAQDARARELVGAGAAGARETAGQLRAQEEAAAAELDARPGKRARYLWARIGTALTWLGFGFHVAADVLRGIAAERVPWANMYEFALTGTMLIVAVYLGVLFRYDLRFLGAFITGLVAVLLGGATLYHVDVVPLMDPLKSVWLVVHVFVASLSTAFFALAFALSVLQLFQAHRETRARAAEAVAVDAAVARPVRSGFLRILPSADALESLAYRFAIIGFIFWTFTLIAGSIWANDAWGRYWGFDTKEVWTFVIWVLYAGYIHARATRGWRGVRSAWLSIIGFATVIFNFTIVNQFFKGLHAYSGLE; translated from the coding sequence ATGCCTGCGACCGAAGCGCTCTCGCTCGACGACGTCTCCCTGCTGCTGGTGTGGACGGCCATCGTCATCTATGCGCTGGCCTTCGTGGCATACGCCGTCGACCTCGCCCGCCGCTCCGACCAGGCCGTCAAGGCGCAGGATGCCCGTGCGCGCGAGCTCGTCGGAGCCGGCGCTGCCGGTGCCCGCGAGACCGCCGGTCAACTGCGCGCGCAGGAGGAGGCGGCCGCGGCCGAACTCGACGCGCGCCCCGGCAAGCGCGCCCGATACCTGTGGGCGCGGATCGGCACCGCACTGACGTGGCTCGGCTTCGGATTCCACGTCGCCGCCGACGTGCTGCGCGGCATCGCGGCCGAGCGGGTGCCGTGGGCCAACATGTACGAGTTCGCCCTCACCGGCACCATGCTCATCGTCGCGGTCTACCTCGGCGTGCTGTTCCGCTACGACCTGCGCTTCCTCGGCGCATTCATCACGGGCCTGGTCGCCGTGCTCCTCGGCGGGGCGACGCTCTACCACGTCGACGTCGTGCCGCTCATGGACCCGCTCAAGAGCGTGTGGCTTGTGGTCCACGTCTTCGTGGCATCCCTGTCGACAGCCTTCTTCGCGCTGGCGTTCGCGCTGTCGGTGCTGCAACTGTTCCAAGCACACCGCGAGACGCGTGCGCGCGCCGCCGAGGCCGTCGCCGTCGACGCCGCCGTCGCCCGCCCGGTGCGTTCCGGGTTCCTGCGCATCCTGCCCAGCGCCGACGCGCTCGAGTCGCTGGCCTACCGGTTCGCGATCATCGGGTTCATCTTCTGGACCTTCACCCTCATCGCCGGCTCCATCTGGGCCAACGACGCGTGGGGCCGCTACTGGGGATTCGACACCAAGGAAGTGTGGACCTTCGTCATCTGGGTGCTCTACGCCGGCTACATCCACGCCCGCGCCACCCGCGGCTGGCGCGGCGTGCGCTCCGCATGGCTGTCGATCATCGGCTTCGCGACCGTCATCTTCAACTTCACGATCGTGAACCAGTTCTTCAAGGGTCTGCACGCCTACAGCGGCCTGGAGTAA
- a CDS encoding cytochrome c biogenesis protein ResB — protein MRPADHADGDAPTGIQQPNLGFVGWLRWGWRQLTSMRTAVVLLLLLAIAAIPGSIVPQRSADPNGVTQYKSDNPDLYPILDGLSLFDVYSSPWFSAIYILLFISLIGCVIPRTKHHWKAMRSRPPRTPARLSRLDDHTDAVVPLPEGTDAEPVAAEAIDLAGDQLRKAGYRVERYDGRGVYSVSAERGYLRETGNLVFHGSLVGVLVAVAVGGGFTYTGQDVLVEGQSFVNTLADYSSFSPGRFVDTEALPPYSMTLEEFQVNYIPMGEQGAGQAGDFAAVLTTKVPGQDEQAAEVRVNHPVDLEGDRIYLMGNGYAPTITVRDADGEVVFSESVPFLPQDAAMTSLGVVKVTDGLPEQLGMIGFFYPTATALGTGALTSVYPALINPVVTLDVYAGDLGIDDGTPRSVYTLDPEGMEQLTGRAVDADSIELAPGETADLPNGWGTVTFENASPAGAEGYTESVPRFASLSIHRDVGAPWVLFFAVLATLGLMVALFMPRRRMWVKATVDGGTVRLEYAGLARGEDPTLRAAVDDVARRHTDALESRLRSRVSIRAAE, from the coding sequence ATGCGGCCCGCCGATCACGCCGACGGCGACGCTCCCACCGGCATCCAGCAGCCCAACCTCGGCTTCGTCGGATGGCTGCGCTGGGGCTGGCGGCAGCTGACCAGCATGCGCACGGCCGTCGTGCTGCTGCTGCTGCTGGCGATCGCCGCGATCCCCGGGTCGATCGTGCCGCAGCGCAGCGCCGACCCCAACGGTGTCACGCAGTACAAGTCCGACAACCCGGACCTGTACCCGATCCTCGACGGGCTGAGCCTGTTCGACGTGTACTCGTCGCCGTGGTTCTCGGCGATCTACATCCTGCTGTTCATCTCGCTGATCGGGTGCGTCATCCCGCGTACCAAGCACCACTGGAAGGCGATGCGCTCCCGCCCGCCGCGCACGCCCGCGCGGCTGTCGCGCCTGGACGATCACACCGATGCGGTCGTCCCGCTGCCGGAGGGGACGGATGCCGAACCCGTCGCCGCCGAGGCGATCGACCTGGCCGGCGACCAGCTGCGCAAGGCCGGGTACCGCGTGGAGCGCTACGACGGCCGCGGCGTTTATTCGGTGTCGGCCGAGCGGGGCTACCTGCGGGAGACCGGCAACCTCGTCTTCCACGGGTCGCTCGTGGGGGTGCTGGTGGCCGTGGCCGTCGGGGGCGGGTTCACCTACACCGGCCAGGACGTGCTGGTGGAGGGGCAGAGCTTCGTCAACACCCTCGCCGACTACTCCTCCTTCAGCCCGGGGCGGTTCGTTGATACCGAGGCGCTGCCGCCGTATTCGATGACGCTGGAGGAGTTCCAGGTCAACTACATCCCGATGGGCGAGCAGGGCGCCGGTCAGGCGGGCGATTTCGCCGCCGTGCTGACGACGAAGGTGCCCGGCCAGGACGAGCAGGCCGCCGAAGTGCGGGTCAACCACCCCGTCGACCTCGAGGGCGACCGCATCTACCTGATGGGCAACGGCTATGCGCCGACCATCACGGTGCGCGACGCCGACGGTGAGGTCGTCTTCAGTGAGTCGGTGCCGTTCCTGCCGCAGGATGCCGCCATGACCTCGCTCGGTGTCGTCAAGGTGACCGACGGCCTGCCGGAGCAGCTGGGCATGATCGGGTTCTTCTACCCCACCGCGACGGCGCTGGGCACCGGCGCGCTGACCTCGGTGTACCCGGCGCTCATCAACCCCGTGGTCACCCTCGACGTCTACGCCGGCGATCTCGGCATCGACGACGGCACGCCCCGCTCGGTCTACACGCTCGACCCGGAGGGCATGGAGCAGCTCACCGGTCGCGCCGTGGATGCCGACTCGATCGAGCTGGCCCCGGGCGAGACGGCCGACCTTCCCAACGGCTGGGGCACTGTGACGTTCGAGAATGCCTCGCCCGCCGGTGCCGAGGGGTACACCGAATCGGTGCCGCGATTCGCCTCGCTGTCCATCCACCGCGACGTGGGCGCCCCGTGGGTGCTGTTCTTCGCGGTGCTGGCGACCCTCGGGCTCATGGTGGCGCTGTTCATGCCGCGCCGGCGCATGTGGGTCAAGGCGACCGTCGACGGCGGCACCGTGCGCCTCGAGTACGCCGGTCTTGCCCGCGGCGAGGACCCGACGCTGCGCGCGGCCGTCGACGACGTCGCCCGTCGCCACACCGACGCCCTAGAGTCCCGCCTCCGCTCCCGAGTGAGTATTCGCGCTGCCGAGTGA
- a CDS encoding cytochrome c biogenesis protein CcdA, with the protein MNPFAIVFDGALWLAIPIAMLAGLVSFLSPCVLPLVPGYLGFLGGAAPARAGSTGGKNKSRLLWGVLLFIAGFTAVFVAIFVIGGTLGQLFIRYQDPITRVLGVIVILLGLVFIGVFGVAQRTFRPRMRENLGLVGAPLLGIAMGIGWAPCIGPTMTAILAISINQGDPVRAGILGVAYSLGLGLPFILLAIGFGWATRSVAFVKRYIRAINIIGGILLIALGLLMVTGVWTDLMSRLGAVIGSVQLPL; encoded by the coding sequence GTGAACCCGTTCGCGATCGTCTTCGACGGCGCACTGTGGCTGGCGATCCCGATCGCGATGCTCGCGGGGCTGGTGTCGTTCCTGTCCCCGTGCGTGCTGCCGCTGGTCCCGGGGTACCTGGGCTTCCTCGGCGGGGCCGCTCCGGCCCGCGCCGGCAGCACCGGCGGGAAGAACAAGTCCCGGCTGCTGTGGGGCGTGCTGCTGTTCATCGCAGGGTTCACCGCGGTGTTCGTGGCGATCTTCGTGATCGGCGGGACGCTCGGTCAGCTGTTCATCCGGTATCAGGACCCGATCACGCGCGTGCTGGGTGTCATCGTGATCCTGCTGGGCCTGGTGTTCATCGGCGTCTTCGGCGTCGCCCAGCGCACCTTCCGACCCCGCATGCGCGAGAATCTCGGCTTGGTCGGGGCCCCGCTCCTCGGTATCGCGATGGGCATCGGCTGGGCGCCGTGCATCGGCCCGACGATGACGGCGATCCTCGCGATCTCGATCAATCAGGGCGACCCGGTGCGTGCCGGCATCCTCGGGGTGGCTTATTCGCTGGGCCTGGGCCTGCCGTTCATCCTGCTGGCCATCGGCTTCGGCTGGGCGACCCGCTCGGTCGCGTTCGTCAAGCGCTACATCCGCGCCATCAACATCATCGGAGGCATCCTGCTGATCGCTCTCGGACTGCTGATGGTCACGGGTGTGTGGACCGATCTGATGTCACGGCTCGGGGCGGTGATCGGCAGTGTCCAGCTCCCCCTCTGA
- a CDS encoding TlpA disulfide reductase family protein, producing the protein MALRRTHRLRTIAAALAAVALTAGLAACSGQNDDLVDAYQEGDGFVSRDFAVTEITAADREAPIQFSGTAVDGGTITSDDLAGDVVVVNFWYAGCGPCRAEAPHLQEANEEFTDADVSFLGVNIYDEAATAASFDRTYGITYPSVLAHRDPDLKLAFAEVTSLQAVPTTLVLDGEGRLAARIIGQLQDASILTTIVRDTLAESS; encoded by the coding sequence ATGGCGCTCCGACGCACTCACCGGCTGCGCACCATCGCCGCCGCACTGGCCGCCGTGGCGCTGACGGCGGGCCTTGCCGCCTGCAGCGGGCAGAACGACGACCTCGTCGACGCTTATCAGGAGGGCGATGGGTTCGTCTCGCGCGACTTCGCCGTCACCGAGATCACCGCGGCCGACCGTGAGGCGCCGATCCAGTTCTCCGGCACCGCCGTCGACGGTGGCACGATCACCAGCGACGACCTCGCCGGCGACGTCGTGGTGGTCAACTTCTGGTACGCCGGCTGCGGCCCGTGTCGCGCCGAAGCGCCCCACCTGCAGGAGGCGAACGAGGAGTTCACCGACGCCGACGTGTCGTTTCTCGGCGTCAACATCTACGACGAAGCCGCCACTGCAGCATCCTTCGACCGCACCTACGGCATCACCTACCCGTCGGTGCTCGCCCACCGCGACCCCGACCTCAAGCTCGCGTTCGCCGAGGTGACGTCCCTGCAGGCCGTGCCGACGACCCTCGTGCTCGACGGCGAGGGCCGTCTGGCCGCGCGCATCATCGGGCAGCTGCAGGACGCCTCGATCCTGACCACGATCGTGCGCGACACCCTGGCGGAGAGCTCGTGA
- a CDS encoding histidine phosphatase family protein, with product MPADRLHLVRHGEVYNPGRVLYGRLPGFGLSSDGHRMARQAAEYVQALQRPVGHLVCSPLQRTCESAEPFAELFSLEPVIDERVIEPTNVFEGRRMKRALANPANWRHLRSPDLPSWGEPYAHIVARMDAAMRDAWTATAAGDAVIVSHQLPIWVTHLAVTGGLLRHNPTQRRCALSSITSLRLDDDGTWSEIAYVEPATLSGAVDVGAV from the coding sequence GTGCCTGCCGACCGCCTCCATCTCGTGCGCCACGGGGAGGTCTACAACCCCGGACGGGTGTTGTACGGCCGGCTCCCCGGATTCGGGCTGAGCAGCGACGGCCACCGCATGGCCCGGCAGGCCGCCGAGTACGTGCAGGCACTGCAGCGCCCCGTCGGCCACCTCGTCTGCTCGCCGCTGCAGCGCACCTGTGAGTCGGCGGAACCGTTCGCGGAGCTGTTCAGCCTCGAACCGGTCATCGACGAGCGCGTCATCGAGCCGACGAACGTCTTCGAGGGCCGTCGCATGAAGCGCGCCCTGGCCAACCCAGCCAACTGGCGCCACCTGCGTTCCCCCGACCTGCCCAGCTGGGGTGAGCCGTACGCACACATCGTCGCGCGGATGGATGCCGCGATGCGTGACGCCTGGACCGCCACCGCCGCCGGCGACGCGGTGATCGTCTCGCACCAGCTGCCGATCTGGGTGACCCACCTCGCCGTCACCGGCGGGCTGCTGCGGCACAATCCCACCCAGCGCCGCTGCGCACTGTCGAGCATCACCAGCCTGCGCCTGGACGACGACGGCACCTGGTCGGAGATCGCGTACGTGGAGCCGGCGACGCTGTCCGGCGCCGTGGACGTCGGAGCGGTGTGA
- a CDS encoding DedA family protein translates to MTLAAVTIASAATDPSDGSWLTALADWTVSLMDTIGPVGAGAAIALESLFPPLPSEAILPMAGLAASRGGFTLFEALLWTTAGSVVGAFLLYGLGAWLGAGRLRAIAAKVPLLHPEDIDRTIAWFAKHGGKAVFFGRMIPIFRSLISIPAGVARMPVWRFGLLTLAGSAIWNTIFVLAGFFLGESWHVVEAYADVLQYVVIVAVAVGVAWFLYARIRLLLDTRRAADPDAA, encoded by the coding sequence ATGACGCTCGCCGCCGTGACGATTGCCTCCGCCGCCACCGACCCCTCGGACGGCTCGTGGCTGACCGCACTGGCGGACTGGACGGTGTCGCTCATGGACACCATCGGCCCCGTCGGCGCCGGAGCAGCCATCGCGCTGGAGAGCCTGTTCCCCCCGCTGCCCAGTGAGGCCATCCTGCCGATGGCGGGTCTGGCGGCCAGCCGCGGCGGGTTCACCCTGTTCGAAGCGCTGCTGTGGACCACCGCCGGATCGGTCGTCGGCGCCTTCCTTCTTTATGGGCTCGGTGCGTGGCTCGGTGCCGGCCGGCTGCGCGCCATCGCCGCGAAGGTGCCGCTGCTGCACCCCGAGGACATCGACCGCACCATCGCCTGGTTCGCCAAGCACGGCGGCAAAGCGGTGTTCTTCGGGCGCATGATCCCGATCTTCCGCAGCCTCATCTCCATCCCCGCCGGTGTCGCCCGGATGCCGGTGTGGCGCTTCGGCCTGCTCACGCTCGCGGGCAGTGCGATCTGGAACACGATCTTCGTGCTGGCCGGGTTCTTCCTCGGTGAGTCGTGGCACGTCGTCGAGGCGTATGCCGACGTGCTGCAGTACGTCGTGATCGTTGCCGTCGCGGTGGGTGTGGCGTGGTTCCTCTACGCACGCATCCGCCTGCTGCTGGACACCCGCCGCGCCGCCGACCCCGACGCCGCATAG
- the aspS gene encoding aspartate--tRNA(Asn) ligase — translation MSERVLVQQLQGLPDGPVTVSGWVETVRDQKKVQFVILRDETGAVQLVNPATRPPAADAVDAPEQDAAALALTTLISELTTGTFLTVTGELKHDERVKLGGVEIKIGSLEVASAALPETPIAADSGMDKRMDWRFLDLRQRRNNLIFRVQTTLEHAMRSYWIERDYIEIHTPKLMASASESNAELFEVPYFEDKTAYLAQSPQFYKQMAQVAGFGKIFEIAPAFRADPSFTSRHATEFTSIDAEISWIDSHEDVAAMQEELLATAIQAVKDKHGAEIEELFGLEVQVPAIPFPRIPLAEAREIVKARGYDIPRTDGDLDPEGERQISAYVEETYGHQFVFITDYHPEIRAFYHMRDAETGLTKSYDLLFKGVEITTGAQREHRVDVLIEQAREKGLEPEHLDFYFDFFRFGAPPHGGFGMGLARVMMLLLGESSIREVTYLFRGPTRLAP, via the coding sequence GTGAGTGAACGCGTTCTCGTCCAGCAGCTTCAGGGTCTCCCCGATGGGCCCGTCACGGTGTCCGGATGGGTAGAGACCGTCCGTGATCAGAAGAAGGTGCAGTTCGTCATCCTGCGGGATGAAACCGGGGCCGTGCAGCTGGTCAATCCCGCCACGCGCCCGCCGGCCGCCGACGCGGTCGACGCACCCGAGCAGGATGCCGCAGCGCTCGCGCTGACGACACTCATCTCCGAGCTGACCACCGGCACCTTCCTCACCGTCACCGGTGAGCTCAAGCACGACGAGCGCGTCAAGCTCGGCGGCGTGGAGATCAAGATCGGCTCGCTCGAGGTGGCATCCGCCGCCCTCCCGGAGACCCCCATCGCCGCCGACAGCGGCATGGACAAGCGGATGGACTGGCGGTTCCTGGACCTGCGCCAGCGCCGCAACAACCTGATCTTCCGCGTGCAGACGACCCTCGAGCACGCGATGCGCTCGTACTGGATCGAGCGCGACTACATCGAGATCCACACCCCGAAGCTCATGGCATCCGCGTCGGAGTCCAACGCCGAACTGTTCGAGGTGCCGTACTTCGAGGACAAGACGGCTTACCTCGCGCAGTCGCCGCAGTTCTACAAGCAGATGGCCCAGGTCGCCGGCTTCGGCAAGATCTTCGAGATCGCCCCGGCCTTCCGCGCCGACCCGTCGTTCACGAGCCGTCACGCCACGGAGTTCACCTCGATCGACGCCGAGATCAGCTGGATCGACTCGCACGAAGACGTCGCCGCCATGCAGGAAGAGCTGCTGGCGACGGCCATCCAGGCGGTCAAGGACAAGCATGGCGCCGAGATCGAGGAGCTTTTCGGCCTCGAGGTGCAGGTGCCCGCGATCCCGTTCCCCCGCATCCCGCTGGCCGAGGCCCGCGAGATCGTCAAGGCCCGCGGCTACGACATCCCCCGCACCGACGGCGACCTCGACCCCGAGGGCGAACGCCAGATCTCGGCATACGTCGAGGAGACCTACGGTCACCAGTTCGTCTTCATCACCGACTACCACCCCGAGATCCGTGCGTTCTACCACATGCGCGACGCCGAGACCGGGTTGACGAAGTCGTACGACCTGCTGTTCAAGGGCGTGGAGATCACCACCGGCGCGCAGCGCGAGCACCGCGTCGACGTGCTGATCGAGCAGGCCCGCGAGAAGGGTCTGGAGCCGGAGCACCTGGACTTCTACTTCGACTTCTTCCGCTTCGGCGCCCCGCCTCACGGCGGGTTCGGCATGGGCCTGGCCCGCGTCATGATGCTGCTGCTCGGCGAGTCGTCGATCCGCGAGGTCACCTACCTCTTCCGGGGCCCCACGCGCCTGGCCCCCTAA